Proteins encoded in a region of the Epinephelus lanceolatus isolate andai-2023 chromosome 20, ASM4190304v1, whole genome shotgun sequence genome:
- the LOC117264933 gene encoding sialoadhesin-like, producing the protein MAALSVSIATFNMLLHILFLSGALSGCPYISHLFITAPQKMEALSGSCLQIPCNFSPVQEQNIVSTEVVGIWIKNHHNHRHKGNVIFDSSKTVNIYPMNITENLSERNCTTLFSNLIINYTDTYYFRFENSDYKATAACDPLQITVRDSPPSPRIEISGYLKEKESVTINCSAFIPCPHSPPKLTWNLTQDPHNTIEENTDQTLTTKIQETITLSDKHDGVTITCSATYPVDGGNYKTAEEEMTLNVSYAPKDTSVSISPSGLVSAGSWVNLTCSSRAKPPVSSFTWFKTSNDGPIKVSEGDFYSFNVTDGGVYYCVATNYLGNETSSEIHLTVKGKY; encoded by the exons ATGGCAGCTCTGTCTGTGAGCATTGCAACATTCAACATGTTGCTCCATATCCTCTTTCTTTCAG GTGCTTTGTCTGGTTGTCCTTACATATCACACCTCTTCATTACTGCACCACAGAAGATGGAAGCACTGAGTGGATCTTGTCTGCAAATCCCATGTAACTTTAGTCCTGTACAAGAGCAAAATATTGTCAGTACAGAAGTTGTTGGAATTTGGATTAAAAACCACCATAATCACAGACATAAAGGCAATGTAATTTTCGACAGTAGTAAGACAGTTAATATCTATCCAATGAATATCACTGAAAACCTGAGTGAGAGAAACTGCACCACTTTATTTTCTAATCTAATCATAAATTACACAGACACATACTACTTCAGATTTGAGAACAGTGACTACAAGGCAACAGCTGCTTGTGACCCTCTTCAAATAACAGTTAGAG atTCTCCTCCGAGCCCCAGAATTGAGATCTCAGGTTATctgaaggagaaggagtctgtcaCTATAAACTGCTCAGCTTTCATTCCCTGTCCACACTCCCCTCCTAAACTCACCTGGAATCTCACACAAGACCCTCACAACACAATAGAGGAGAACACAGATCAAACCCTCACAACTAAAATCCAGGAGACCATCACTCTGTCAGATAAACATGATGGAGTCACCATCACCTGTTCTGCCACATATCCTGTGGATGGAGGAAACTATAAGACAGCAGAGGAAGAAATGACTCTCAATGTTTCAT ATGCTCCCAAGGACACCTCagtgtccatcagtccatcaggtTTGGTGTCAGCAGGTAGCTGGGTGAACCTGACCTGCTCCAGCAGAGCCAAGCCTCCCGTCAGCAGCTTCACCTGGTTCAAGACCAGCAATGATGGACCCATCAAAGTGTCTGAAGGAGACTTTTACAGCTTTAATGTGACAGATGGAGGAGTTTATTACTGTGTAGCCACAAATTATCTTGGTAATGAAACATCATCAGAGATTCATCTGACTGTTAAAGGTAAATACTGA